The sequence TACATATTTGAATTGAAGACGCTGGTTGTAAACGGAGAGTATCCGGATGTGTTTCACTGCACAGGGTGTGGTACGCGGGAGCAAGGTGTTTTGTTCAGTTGCAGAAACAGAGGGATTGTATGTGAAAAGTGCAGGCGTACAGTGTCTGATGGAATCCAGATCAATAGTTCGACTCTTTATACGATGCAGTATGTAGTAACTTCTACGATTGAGAAACTGTATACGTTTGTTGTGTCAGATGAGGTGCTGAAACAGCTTGGAAAGATTATGAAACAATATACGGGAATGTATGTGGATAAACGATTTAAATCACTGGAAATTTTGGAAATGTGCCTGCTTTCCTGAGGGCTTAGGAAAGAGGGTTGAAAAATCAGCACTTTAACGGTATAATGAAACACATTAAGAAATTCGAAATGAGAGGAATGAATAAGATGGAAAAAACAATGGAAAAAATTGTAGCACTTGCGAAATCAAGAGGATTTGTATATCCGGGATCTGAGATTTACGGAGGGCTTGCAAATACATGGGATTATGGAAACCTTGGTGTGGAATTGAAAAACAATGTGAAAAGAGCATGGTGGCAGAAATTTATCATGGAAAATCCATATAATGTAGGTGTGGATTGTGCAATCTTGATGAATCCACAGACATGGGTGGCTTCCGGACATTTGGGAGGATTCAGTGATCCGCTTATGGATTGTAAAGAATGTAAAGAGAGATTTCGTGCAGACCAGTTGATTGAAAGTTTTGCAGAAGAAAATGGAATCGAACTGACAGAAAGTGTGGATTCGTGGTCAAAGGAGCAGATGGAAGCTTGGATTACAGAGCACAATGTTCCATGTCCGACATGTGGAAAACACAATTTTACAGAGATCCGTCAGTTTAACCTGATGTTTAAGACTTTCCAGGGGGTAACAGAAGACGCAAAAAATACAGTATATTTAAGACCGGAGACTGCGCAGGGAATCTTTGTAAACTTTAAAAATGTACAGCGTACATCCAGAAAGAAAATTCCATTTGGTATTGGTCAGATCGGTAAATCATTCCGTAACGAGATCACACCGGGCAACTTTACATTCCGAACAAGAGAATTTGAGCAGATGGAATTAGAATTTTTCTGTGAACCTGGAACGGATTTGGAATGGTTTGCATACTGGAAACAATTCTGCCTTGACTGGTTGAAGTCACTTGGAATTAAAGAAGAAGAAATCAAAGCAAGAGACCATTCAGCAGAAGAACTTTGCTTCTACAGCAAGGCTACGACTGACGTAGAATTTTTATTCCCATTTGGCTGGGGAGAACTGTGGGGAATCGCAGACAGAACAGATTACGACTTAACACAGCATCAGGAAGTATCAAAACAGGATATGACTTATTTTGACGATGAGAAGAAAGAAAAATATATTCCATACGTTATTGAGCCGTCACTTGGTGCAGACCGTATGGTACTTGCATTCCTTTGCAGTGCTTATGATGAAGAAGAGTTAGAAGGTGGAGATGTTCGTACAGTACTTCACTTCCATCCGGCGCTTGCTCCAATCAAGATTGGTGTGCTTCCGTTGTCTAAGAAATTAAACGAAGGTGCGGAGAAAGTATTTGCACAGTTGTCAAAATATTATAACTGTGAATTTGATGATCGTGGAAATATCGGAAAACGTTACCGTCGTCAGGATGAAATCGGAACACCGTTCTGTATTACATATGATTTTGAATCAGAAGAAGACGGAGCGGTTACTGTTCGTGATAGAGATACTATGGAACAGGAACGAGTTAAGATTGAAGATTTGAAAACATATTTTGAGAAAAAATTTGAATTTTAATCAATTGGGGACGTAGTAAAATTGAATTTAACTACGTCCCCAATTGAAAAAAGTGGTGTCCCTAAATTGCATCTATCCCTGTCCCTAAATGTAAGGAGGGAAGAAGAGTGCCGCACAAACCAAGAAGAGAAAGCAGCACAAGATTTTATCATATTTATGTCAGAGGAATAAATAAAGAAAAGATATTTGGTCAACCAAGAGAAAAAAATTATTTTAAAAGAATTATCAGAAAATATTTAAAAGAATATGATGTTGAAATATATTCTTACTGTATCATGTCAAATCATGCACATCTGCTAATTAAATCGGACTTAAAAGAATTATCTATGTTTATGTCAAAAGTCTTGGCAAAATACGCGCAATATTATAATTATAAAAATAATAGAAATGGTCATGTATTTCAAAACCGCTTTGGAAGTGAATGTATTGAAAGTGAACGGTATTTTTGGAATTGTTTAAAATATATACATATGAATCCTGTGAAAGCCTGTATGGTGTCAGGCTTAATGGATTATAAGTATAGCAGTATTAAAGATTATATGAATGAAATTGTGGATATACTACATGAAAATGCAATCAAACATTACAAAATGAAATTTCATGATTGGAAAGAATTCCAGCAATATCATCAACCCCAAAATCCAGATATATTTATGGATAGCAAAGAAGAAGTTTATATTCAGAGAAAAGAAAAAGCTTTGTTGCTCTTGTGGGAGCTTCAAAAAGAAAAAGGGGTGGAAAATGCTATGGAAATTTTGGAAGAGGGTGAATTAAGGAAAGTATATAAAAAGAGATTAAAAGAAGAGCTGAAAATATCGAATAAAATGTTGAATAAGATTTACGATGAATTGAAATTGAAAATTATTGGATAGGATAAAAAGACAGGGATAGATGCAATTTAGAGACAGAGTATTCAATTGGGGACGTAATAAAATTGAATTTTACTACGTCCCCAATTGAAAGGGAGGATAGTATGACTAAGAAAAATTTATGGAAATCATATAGTCAAGATGAATATGTGAAATTGGAACAAGTAAACAATGCATACAAACAGTATCTGAATTTTGGAAAAACGGAAAGGGAATGCATAAAGGCTACTATTCAATTAGCGCAAAAGGCAGGGTACAGAGATTTGCAGGAAATCATAAAAGGGAAAGAGCCGTTGAAAGTAGGAGATAAAGTGTATTCTGTATGTATGGAGAAAACAATTGTGTTATTTCAGATTGGAAAAGAAAATATTGAAACTGGTCTCAATATTTTAGGTGCGCATATAGATTCACCTCGTATTGATGTGAAGCAAAATCCGTTGTATGAAGCTGGAGAATTTGCCTATTTAGATACCCATTATTATGGAGGAATAAAAAAATACCAGTGGGTGGCATTGCCGCTGGCGATACATGGTGTTGTGGTACGCAAAGATGGTACAAAACAGGAAATTGTAATCGGTGAAAAAGACGAAGAACCAATTTTTGTGATTACAGATTTATTGGTGCATTTATCAGCAGAACAGATGGAAAATAAAGCCGACAAAGTAATCGAAGGTGAAAAATTGGATTTAATTGTCGGAAATAAACCAATGAAAGGTATTGAAAAAGAAGCAGTGAAGGAAAATATACTTGAGCTCTTGAAAAAAATGTATGATATTGAGGAAGATGACTTTATTTCTGCAGAATTAGAAATCGTTCCGGTTGGAAAAGCAAAAGACTGTGGAATAGATAGAAGTATGATTATAGGATACGGACAGGATGATAGAGCATGTGCCTTTACATCGCTTCTAGCAATACTTGATACTGAAGGAGTCAAACGAACAACCTGTTGCTTGTTGGTGGATAAAGAAGAAATAGGGAGTGTCGGTGCTACAGGAATGCATTCGAAATTTTTTGAAAACACAGTTGCTGAAATTATTGATAGAATGGGAGAATATTCTGAGCTAAAATTAAGAAGAGTATTGGCAAATTCAAAAATGCTATCTTGTGATGTGAGTGCGGCATTTGATCCGATGTATGAGAGTGTATACGAAAAGGAAAATACTGCTTATTTTGGAAGAGGGATCATATTTAATAAATATACGGGGAGCAGAGGGAAAAGTGGTTCTAATGATGCAAATGCAGAGTATATTGCACATTTGAGAAATATATTAGAAAAGAATCAGATAGTTTTTCAGACTGCAGAATTAGGGAAGGTAGATGCGGGGGGAGGAGGTACTATTGCGTATATTCTGGCTGCGTATGGAATGGAAGTGATAGACTGTGGAGTGGCAGTGTTGAATATGCATGCTCCATGGGAAATTGTAAGTAAAGCAGATATTTATGAAGCCTACAAAGGATATAAAGTTTTCCTGAAAGAAGGATAGAAAAACTGTTCAAAAAGGGACAGGGGTATTTTCAATTGGGGACGTAGTAAAATTCAATTTTACTACGTCCCCAATTGAACAAAAAGCCTTGACGAACCCTGAAAAACCGTATAGAATGAAGATACGACGAAAAATGTCGTATTATACCCGTTAATAATATAAAGCATAGAAAATCGACTTTGGGTAGAAAGTCGTCTTTTTCGTGCGGTGTATTAATAAAAATATTATTTAGGAGGTCACAAAGACATGACAAAATGGGTTTATATGTTCACAGAAGGTGACGCAACCATGAGAAACACTCTTGGTGGTAAAGGTGCTAACCTTGCTGAGATGACAAAATTAGGTCTTCCAGTACCACAAGGTTTCACAATCACTACAGATGCTTGTACTCAGTACTATGAAGATGGAAGAAAGATTAACGATGAGATCATGGAACAGATCATGGAAGCAATCGTTAAAATGGAAGAGATCACAGGAAAGAAATTCGGTGATAAAGAGAATCCACTTCTTGTATCTGTTCGTTCAGGAGCAAGAGCTTCTATGCCAGGTATGATGGATACAATCTTGAACCTTGGTTTAAATGAAGAAGTTGTAGAAACTTTAGCTTCTGCATCAGGAAATGCTCGTTGGGCTTGGGACTGCTACAGAAGATTTATCCAGATGTACTCTGACGTAGTTATGGAAGTAGGTAAAAAATACTTCGAAGAATTAATCGACAAGATGAAAGAAGACAGAGGAGTAACTCAAGACGTTGAGCTTACAGCAGAAGATCTTCATGAGCTTGCAGAGCAGTTCAAAGCTGAATATAAAGAAAAAATCGGTGAAGATTTCCCATCAGATCCAAAAGAACAGTTAATGGGAGCAGTAAAAGCTGTATTCCGTTCTTGGGATAACCCACGTGCTAACGTATACCGTCGTGACAACGATATCCCATATTCTTGGGGAACAGCTGTTAACGTACAGATGATGGCATTTGGTAACATGGGAGATGATTGTGGTACAGGTGTTGCATTTACTCGTGACCCAGCTACAGGAAATAATGGTTTATTTGGAGAATTCCTTACAAATGCACAAGGTGAAGACGTTGTTGCTGGTGTTCGTACACCAATGCATATTTCAGAAATGGAACAAAAATTCCCAGAAGCATTCGTACAGTTCAAAGAAGTTTGCCAGACTTTGGAAAAACACTACAGAGATATGCAGGATATGGAATTTACAGTAGAACACGGTAAATTATACATGTTACAGACACGTAACGGTAAGAGAACAGCTCAGGCTGCTTTGAAAATCGCTTGTGATTTAGTAGATGAAGGTATGAGAACAGAGGAAGAAGCAGTTGCTATGATCGATCCTCGTAACTTAGATACATTACTTCACCCACAATTTGATGCTGCTGCATTAAAAGCTACTGCACCAGTTGCAAAAGCACTTGGAGCATCACCAGGAGCTGCATGCGGTAAAATCGTATTCACAGCTGACGATGCAAAAGAATGGGCTGCAAGAGGAGAAAAAGTTGTTCTTGTTCGTCTTGAAACATCTCCAGAAGATATCGAAGGTATGAAAGCTGCTCAGGGTATCTTGACAGTACGTGGTGGTATGACATCTCACGCTGCCGTTGTAGCACGTGGTATGGGTACATGCTGTGTATCTGGTTGCGGTGACATCACAATGGACGAAGCTAACAAGAAATTCAAATTAGCTGGAAAAGAATACCATGAAGGAGATTTCATTTCTCTTGACGGATCTACAGGTAATATTTACGACGGAGTAATCCCAACAGTAGATGCTACAATCGCTGGAGAATTCGGAAGAATTATGGGATGGGCTGACAAATACAGAACATTAAAAGTTAGAACAAATGCAGATACTCCTGCAGATGCAAGAAAAGCTCGTGAGCTTGGTGCAGAAGGTATCGGTCTTTGCCGTACAGAGCACATGTTCTTCGAAGGAAACAGAATCGATGCATTCCGTGAAATGATCTGTTCTGAGACATTAGAAGAAAGAGAAGCTGCTCTTGAAAAAATCCTTCCAGAACAACAGGGAGATTTCGAAGCATTATATGAAGCATTAGAAGGAAATCCGGTTACAATCCGTTTCTTAGATCCACCGCTTCATGAGTTCGTTCCTACAACAGAGGAAGACATTAAGAAACTTGCAGATACTCAAGGAAAAACAGTTGAACAGATTAAAGCAATCATTGATTCTTTACATGAGTTCAACCCAATGATGGGACACAGAGGACTTCGTCTTGCTGTAACATATCCAGAGATTGCTAAGATGCAGACAAAAGCTGTTATCCGTGCTGCTATCAATGTACAGAAAGCACACAGCGACTGGACAGTAAAACCAGAGATCATGATCCCATTGTCATGTGACGCAAAAGAATTAAAATATGTAAAAGATATGGTAGTAGAGACTGCAGATGCTGAAATCGCTGCAGCAGGTGTTGAGCTTGCATACGAAGTTGGTACTATGATCGAGATCCCAAGAGCTGCCCTTACAGCTGATGAGATCGCAAAACAGGCAGACTTCTTCTGCTTCGGTACAAACGATTTAACACAGATGACATATGGATTCTCTCGTGATGATGCTGGTAAGTTCTTAGATGCTTACTATGATGCAAAAATCTTTGAAAATGATCCATTTGCTAAATTAGACCAGATCGGTGTAGGTAAATTAATGGAAACAGCTATTAAATTAGGAAAACCAGTTAATCCAAACCTTCACGTAGGTATCTGTGGAGAACACGGTGGAGATCCAAGTTCTGTAGAATTCTGCCACAAGATTGGCTTAGACTACGTTTCTTGCTCACCATTCCGTGTGCCAATCGCAAGATTAGCTGCTGCACAGGCTGCTATCAATAACAAGTAATACACCGTAGATAACAGGTGTAGAAACTTCATTAGTTTCAATAACAGAACCCCTTACGCTTTCATTGCGTAAGGGGTTTTTTAGGTAGTTGTTGCATCTAAGAAAAATTTTTATATTGACATATAGTTGGTTTAGTGTTAATCTCAATATACTTTGAGAAGATAGGAAAGGAGAAGACAATGGAAAATAAATTAAAAGTTTTTGGTGTAACCGTTTTGATTTTAATATTCGGTCTTTTTCTCCATTCTTTTTTACAGTTTCGAGATATGGATTCGTATGCGGGGAGAACAACTTCAAGCATACGAACAGAAACAAAGTACACAGATGACATGGGCGCGAAAATTCTTCATGATAGTTATTTGCGTTCGGAAAATCGGAAAGAAGCGTTTTCTGCTCAAAAGTTTGAACAGCGTAAGAGTGTTCAGCGATTATCAATTGAATTCTTTGTGATTCTTATATTCTCTTTGGGCATATGTCTGAAGAGAGTCTATTTGTCGTATATTCAATTCTATTCATTCCCCTTTGAGAGGTTCCTATGGGAGCAAAGTGTTTTGCTCAAAAAGGATGGGAAAAAAGAGAGGATTTGCTTTTGCCTTTAAAGATTAGAGAGAAGTAAAGAAGGAAAGCGAGAAAATGAAAAATAAAAAATTACATATTTGGATTGCTCTTGTAGTAATCGCTTTTTTTGTGTGCCTGGCAATCTTTGGATGCGGAGACAGTATCAAAGGAATTCGCGATATGCGTTTTGGAATCGATATTCGCGGAGGTGTAGAGGCGGTCTTTGAACCGGCGGGGTTAAAAACAAAGCCGACTAAGGAACAGTTGGAAATGGCAAGAGATGTAATAGAGACCCGATTGGATGCACAGAATATTTTAGACAGAGAAGTAACGGTGGACGAAAAGGCGGGAGATATTATTGTGAGATTTCCGTGGAAATCAGATGAAAAAGATTTTGATCCGGAAACCGCCATTCAGGAACTTGGAGAGATGGCAGAGTTGACATTTCGAGGAGAAGATAACACAGTGTATGTGAAAGGGTCGGATGTTTCCAAAAGTCAGGTGGCGGTGGATCAACAGAATCGGTATGTCGTAGAGCTGGAATTTACGAGTAAGGGGTGCAAAGAAATTTGCAGATGCGACAGAGAAGCTTGTCGGACAGACTATGAGGATTTACATGGATGAAGAGTTGATTTCAAATCCGACTGTCAATGCAAAAATAACAGGCGGGAAAGCTGAAATTACAGGGATGGCTTCACAGGAAGAAGCGCAGAATCTTTCCGACAAGATTAATTCAGGAGCGCTTCCGTTTTCAATGGAGACGACTAATTACAATACAATCAGCCCGACACTTGGAAATAAGGCGTTAAATGCGATGGCACTGGCTGCTGAGATTGCATTGGTATTGACTTGCCTGTTTATGATTGCGTGGTATCGCCTTCCGGGAGTGATCAGTTGTCTGACACTGGCATTTCAGGTCGCGCTACAGGTTTTAGTTATTTCGGTTCCGCAGTATACAATCACACTGCCCGGAATTGCAGGGTTAATTTTATCAGCCGGCATGGCGGTGGATGCCAATATTATTATCAGTGAGCGAATCAGTGAGGAACTGAAAAAGGGAAATTCGGTCAGAACTGCGGTGAAGAATGGATATAAGCGTGCCTTTTCGTCTGTTTTGGATGGAAATGTTACGACGGCTGTAGTAGCTGGAATTTTGATGGTGCTAGGCTCCGGCACGATGCTGAGCTTTGGATATACACTGCTCACAGGAGTTATCATCAACCTGCTTGCAGGTGTATGGATGTCCAGATATATGTTGAATTCGGTTATAAGATATAAGCTCTTCAATCAGGAAAAATGGTTCCGCAAAAAGAAAGAAAAAAAGATTCTGAAATTTGCAGAAACAAAAAAATATTTCTTCCTGACAAGTGTTGTGCTGCTTATGGCTGGATTGATTTGGAGTTCGGTAAATGGAATGAAATTAGATACCCAGTTCACCGGCGGAGTCATCTTAAGATATACATATAGCGGAGAGGCTGATACCGGAAAAATCCAAAAAGAGGTTCAGGATGTTGTAGACAGAAATGTCAATGTGCAGACTGCAAAAAATTCGGCTACAGGGGAAAAGAATCTGGTAATTACATTATCAGGGAAGAAAGGACTGACACCGGAACAACAAAAAGAGATCCTGAATACGATCAATGAGGGAAATACAAATCAGTTTGAGACGGCGGAGACATCGGCGATAGAACCATATATTGGTGCGAAGGCATTGAAAAACTCAGCGATTGCGATTGTTTTGTCATTCCTGTTTATTGTAGTGTATATCCGAGTGCGGTTTTCAGCATTAGGAGGACTGGCGTCAGGAGTTACGGCGGTGATTGCGCTGCTTCACGATATACTTATTGTGTTGTTTATCTTTGGAATTTTCAAGATTCCTGTGAACGATGCATTTGTGGCTGTTACTTTGACGATTATCGGATATTCGATCAACGATACAATCGTGTTATATGATAGAATTAGGGAACACAGAAATGGTGCAAAAAATAAAAGCACACTGGCAGAGCTGGTGGATATCAGTACGACAGAGACCTTGCAACGCTCTATAAACACAGCATTTACTGTGGTTC comes from Coprococcus phoceensis and encodes:
- a CDS encoding glycine--tRNA ligase codes for the protein MEKTMEKIVALAKSRGFVYPGSEIYGGLANTWDYGNLGVELKNNVKRAWWQKFIMENPYNVGVDCAILMNPQTWVASGHLGGFSDPLMDCKECKERFRADQLIESFAEENGIELTESVDSWSKEQMEAWITEHNVPCPTCGKHNFTEIRQFNLMFKTFQGVTEDAKNTVYLRPETAQGIFVNFKNVQRTSRKKIPFGIGQIGKSFRNEITPGNFTFRTREFEQMELEFFCEPGTDLEWFAYWKQFCLDWLKSLGIKEEEIKARDHSAEELCFYSKATTDVEFLFPFGWGELWGIADRTDYDLTQHQEVSKQDMTYFDDEKKEKYIPYVIEPSLGADRMVLAFLCSAYDEEELEGGDVRTVLHFHPALAPIKIGVLPLSKKLNEGAEKVFAQLSKYYNCEFDDRGNIGKRYRRQDEIGTPFCITYDFESEEDGAVTVRDRDTMEQERVKIEDLKTYFEKKFEF
- a CDS encoding transposase; the encoded protein is MPHKPRRESSTRFYHIYVRGINKEKIFGQPREKNYFKRIIRKYLKEYDVEIYSYCIMSNHAHLLIKSDLKELSMFMSKVLAKYAQYYNYKNNRNGHVFQNRFGSECIESERYFWNCLKYIHMNPVKACMVSGLMDYKYSSIKDYMNEIVDILHENAIKHYKMKFHDWKEFQQYHQPQNPDIFMDSKEEVYIQRKEKALLLLWELQKEKGVENAMEILEEGELRKVYKKRLKEELKISNKMLNKIYDELKLKIIG
- a CDS encoding aminopeptidase, whose amino-acid sequence is MTKKNLWKSYSQDEYVKLEQVNNAYKQYLNFGKTERECIKATIQLAQKAGYRDLQEIIKGKEPLKVGDKVYSVCMEKTIVLFQIGKENIETGLNILGAHIDSPRIDVKQNPLYEAGEFAYLDTHYYGGIKKYQWVALPLAIHGVVVRKDGTKQEIVIGEKDEEPIFVITDLLVHLSAEQMENKADKVIEGEKLDLIVGNKPMKGIEKEAVKENILELLKKMYDIEEDDFISAELEIVPVGKAKDCGIDRSMIIGYGQDDRACAFTSLLAILDTEGVKRTTCCLLVDKEEIGSVGATGMHSKFFENTVAEIIDRMGEYSELKLRRVLANSKMLSCDVSAAFDPMYESVYEKENTAYFGRGIIFNKYTGSRGKSGSNDANAEYIAHLRNILEKNQIVFQTAELGKVDAGGGGTIAYILAAYGMEVIDCGVAVLNMHAPWEIVSKADIYEAYKGYKVFLKEG
- the ppdK gene encoding pyruvate, phosphate dikinase; the encoded protein is MTKWVYMFTEGDATMRNTLGGKGANLAEMTKLGLPVPQGFTITTDACTQYYEDGRKINDEIMEQIMEAIVKMEEITGKKFGDKENPLLVSVRSGARASMPGMMDTILNLGLNEEVVETLASASGNARWAWDCYRRFIQMYSDVVMEVGKKYFEELIDKMKEDRGVTQDVELTAEDLHELAEQFKAEYKEKIGEDFPSDPKEQLMGAVKAVFRSWDNPRANVYRRDNDIPYSWGTAVNVQMMAFGNMGDDCGTGVAFTRDPATGNNGLFGEFLTNAQGEDVVAGVRTPMHISEMEQKFPEAFVQFKEVCQTLEKHYRDMQDMEFTVEHGKLYMLQTRNGKRTAQAALKIACDLVDEGMRTEEEAVAMIDPRNLDTLLHPQFDAAALKATAPVAKALGASPGAACGKIVFTADDAKEWAARGEKVVLVRLETSPEDIEGMKAAQGILTVRGGMTSHAAVVARGMGTCCVSGCGDITMDEANKKFKLAGKEYHEGDFISLDGSTGNIYDGVIPTVDATIAGEFGRIMGWADKYRTLKVRTNADTPADARKARELGAEGIGLCRTEHMFFEGNRIDAFREMICSETLEEREAALEKILPEQQGDFEALYEALEGNPVTIRFLDPPLHEFVPTTEEDIKKLADTQGKTVEQIKAIIDSLHEFNPMMGHRGLRLAVTYPEIAKMQTKAVIRAAINVQKAHSDWTVKPEIMIPLSCDAKELKYVKDMVVETADAEIAAAGVELAYEVGTMIEIPRAALTADEIAKQADFFCFGTNDLTQMTYGFSRDDAGKFLDAYYDAKIFENDPFAKLDQIGVGKLMETAIKLGKPVNPNLHVGICGEHGGDPSSVEFCHKIGLDYVSCSPFRVPIARLAAAQAAINNK